ATCAAAATCGCGTCGCATGGCGGAAACGACATCAAGAAATTCCTGTTTTTCAATGACCACGGCAGGGGTGCGGGTTTTCCCGCTGGTTTCCAGGGATTCATGGTCGTAGTTGTCAAGAATTTCCAGTCCCTGGGAAAAATCAGACAATACTTTGATGACGCTCCGGGCCTGGTCAATGGTTTCGATATTATCCAGCAGGCTTCGCTCCACCAGGCGGATGGATTCTTTCAGCTGCGCTATCTGGATTTGTTGCTCAGCGAGCCGCTTCGGGTTGATGGTGTAGCCCTTGACGATATGCTCTTTGAGGATGCGGTTGGCCCAGATGCGGAATTGGGTGCCGCGCTTCGAGTTGACCCGGTAGCCGACCGAGAGGATCATGTCGAGGTTGTAGTGGCGTATGTCCCGGCGTACCTGCCTTTTACCCTCCTGACGAACTTGTGCAAATTTTGCACAAGTTGCCGCTTCTTCCAACTCGCCGGTATCAAGAATATTTTGAATGTGTTTAACCAGAGATGTTCGCTCGGTAGAAAACAGCTCTTCCAACTGGTATTGAGTCAGCCAGAGCGTTTCAGCCTCAAGCCGAACGTCTGTCTGCACTGTGCCGTCAGGGGTCGTATAGATAACTATTTCGCCCTTATCCGGTACCATTTCATTTTCCATAACACCCCCATTGCTTTTTTTGCTCACGCGGAGGCGCGGAGGACGCGGAGAAGAGATAGAAATTCATAGTGCACCTCGCACATCGATCTTACCGGTCACCGCCGAGCTGATCAGCGCTGTCCGGTATTCTTTGAGCCGCTCAATGACTGCAGCCACCTTGACAGAAAGCGTATCGATCTTCGCCGTCTCTCGGTCGAGAAAAGCGGCGATGGCTTGCTGTTCGGGGAGTGGGGGAAGAGTGATTGGGAAAGCTCCAATTTGCTCAAAGTTAAGACCTTCTCGAGCCGAACCAGTTTGAGCAAAATCATAAAACGATTTCGCTGGCCTACTTTTTAGATACTGAGCAATAAAACTTGAATAATCACTTTTATTCAACCGAATTACACAAACATGCTGATTGACATTTGCTCTTCCCAAATCTTTTGGAGTAATACACGTTCTCCCTAATGACGCTCCAGTGATATTTAACAGAATATCCTTAGGCTTCACACGAGACCAGGCCATTTCCTTATCAATTTTTTCATCAATATATACAACATCATCAAGGTATAGGCCATCATCATAGACATTTTGACTTCGTAAAAAAAGCACACCCTCAGTTTGGTAAACATCAGCTCCACCGGTTGGTGTTTTTCCACTGCCGATACGTGTCGTTAAATGTGCAAGTTTCCATATTTCCCAATGCTCCGGCACATCCCCCAGCCATTCCACGCCGGAGGGTTTCAGCTTGACCGTTGCATCCAGACCCTTGGTGACCGCGCGGGAAATGAGCGCCGTGCGTTGTTCCGCCAGCAGCTCCAACAGCCGCTGTTTTTTAGCGATGAGTGAATCGATGCGCCCCGTCTCGCGGTCGAGAAAGGCGGCGATGGCTTGCTGTTCAGGGAGTGGGGGCAATAGAACGCAAAAATTTCCAATTTGTTCTTGTGATAACATCGGAACGGCTGTTGAACTAACCATATTGTCGACAATTGATTTCATAAAGTCATTCATAAGCCAAAAGCAAAGAAAAGATGAATTATGTAAACTTGCTTTTATAATAACAAGACTTGGATTGATTGTTGAATGCCCTATGTCAAAGTCAATACAAATCGGGAAACCGCATGTACCTCGTTGCCCTAAAAGAATATCACCTTTAGAAACCTTTATTTCAGGTGATTCATGGTATTTATCCCATTTTAAATATGTTCTTTTCTGTAAATCTACTTTCCCATTTTTTGAAAGATTCGTTCCTCCTAAAACCAAAGCACCTTCGCCTTCATCTACTAAATCTTCTACTGTATAACCACGGAAACCAATGCGACCATTTACGTTCGTAATAAACTTGACTCTCTTCACCCCCCAATGCTCCGGCACATCCCCCAGCCATTCCACGCCAGAGGGTTTATATTTCGGATAGACTTTACTAATCATTTCAAGCCCTCCGCACTGCCGGTAATCTCGGCAAGCATTGCCACGATCTCCGATTCCAGTTCTTTGACATCGGCAGCAATTGCTTCCAGAGCACGGGGCGGCTCGTAGCGGTAGAAATGGCGGTTCAGCGGAATCTCATAGCCCACTTTGGTTTTGGAATGATCAATCCAGGCATCCGGCACATGGGGAAGAACTTCACGTTTGAAGTATTCATCAATATTTTCTTTGAGTGGCACATTCTCGGTATCTCGCAGGTTGGCATCGGCTTCGGGCCTGCCTTTGGCATCACGGCAGATTTCGGCAGTTTCATCTTTCTCGCTCAGGGCTTCCAGGACTGTTTTCAGTTCGGACGCGGAGAGGCGCACACCCGATTTCTGATCGATGGCTTTCAGTTCTTTTAAAAATGCCATGCGGTCTTTGAATAGTTTTTCAGCCGTCGCTTTGCCCAAATCGGCAAGCAGGGTCCTGATAGCCTGTTGGCGTTTGGTTCCGGCTTCAATCTCCTGCTGGCGGATCGTCTCGTTCTTCTTATTGCTTTCGGCAATCTTGTAAAATCCGCGAAGGTTGTCCATGCGTACGATGCGCTCAGCACATGCCTGAAAGTTCAGACGCAAGGGGCGCTCAACCGTGATTTTGTTGTAGCCGAAGTCGGCATTGTCAAAAATTTTAGAGACTATCACCTGCTTTTTGATACCATCTGTTTCAACCGAGCGGGTTTGATCATGTTTGAAGTTACCGTAGATTTTGCTGATCTCGGCAATCTGGTCGGGGCGGTTTTCTTCGCCGTCACCAATCTGGTTACGCTTGTTCCCCAGGCTCTTGCGCATCTTGACGAAGTACTGCCGTGCATCGATCAGCTGAATTTTTCCGGTACGGCGTTTTTCCTTTCGGTTGGTGACAATCCAGATATAAGTCGAGATACCGGTATTGTAAAAAAGCTGATCCGGCAGAGCGACAATCGCCTCCAGCCAGTCATTCTCAATTATCCACTGGCGGATAGTTGATTCACCGCTTCCCGCATCACCGGTAAAAAGCGGTGAACCGTTGAACACAATCCCGATACGGCTACCTCCCTCTTCCGGTCGGCGCATTTTGGAAATCATGTGCTGAAGGAATAGAAGCGAACCGTCATTGATACGGGGTGTG
This genomic interval from Desulfobacterales bacterium contains the following:
- a CDS encoding virulence protein RhuM/Fic/DOC family protein, which encodes MENEMVPDKGEIVIYTTPDGTVQTDVRLEAETLWLTQYQLEELFSTERTSLVKHIQNILDTGELEEAATCAKFAQVRQEGKRQVRRDIRHYNLDMILSVGYRVNSKRGTQFRIWANRILKEHIVKGYTINPKRLAEQQIQIAQLKESIRLVERSLLDNIETIDQARSVIKVLSDFSQGLEILDNYDHESLETSGKTRTPAVVIEKQEFLDVVSAMRRDFDSDVFGKPKDKSFDSSICQMYQSFAGTELYPTIEHKAAILLYLVVKNHSFVDGNKRIAAALFLYFLEKNKLLTRPDGQRAISNDGLAALTLLIALSKPEEKDTMIQIAITIMNRSQV
- a CDS encoding restriction endonuclease subunit S, which produces MISKVYPKYKPSGVEWLGDVPEHWGVKRVKFITNVNGRIGFRGYTVEDLVDEGEGALVLGGTNLSKNGKVDLQKRTYLKWDKYHESPEIKVSKGDILLGQRGTCGFPICIDFDIGHSTINPSLVIIKASLHNSSFLCFWLMNDFMKSIVDNMVSSTAVPMLSQEQIGNFCVLLPPLPEQQAIAAFLDRETGRIDSLIAKKQRLLELLAEQRTALISRAVTKGLDATVKLKPSGVEWLGDVPEHWEIWKLAHLTTRIGSGKTPTGGADVYQTEGVLFLRSQNVYDDGLYLDDVVYIDEKIDKEMAWSRVKPKDILLNITGASLGRTCITPKDLGRANVNQHVCVIRLNKSDYSSFIAQYLKSRPAKSFYDFAQTGSAREGLNFEQIGAFPITLPPLPEQQAIAAFLDRETAKIDTLSVKVAAVIERLKEYRTALISSAVTGKIDVRGAL
- a CDS encoding class I SAM-dependent DNA methyltransferase — its product is MSVQTHGHTVNFIWSICNLLRGPYKRNEYRKVILPLTILRRFDCILEPTKDSVLIEFDKLKGKSENIVSAHLRTITGVPFYNLSKLTFKKLLDDPNQIAPSLNSYINAFSPNVRQIFEKLDFGIQVNRMNEKNLLFNVVKKFASDEIDLLPSKIDNLQMGYVFEELIRIGAEQSNEEAGEHFTPREVIKLMVNLLLSPETDLRKSHVVKTIYDPACGTGGMLSVSEDYIRKLNSDAQPHLFGQDWNDEAYGICRADMLIKGEDSDNIKPDCTFEKDGFPREKFDYMLANPPFGVEWKQQQKTIENEKSTLGYDGRFGAGTPRINDGSLLFLQHMISKMRRPEEGGSRIGIVFNGSPLFTGDAGSGESTIRQWIIENDWLEAIVALPDQLFYNTGISTYIWIVTNRKEKRRTGKIQLIDARQYFVKMRKSLGNKRNQIGDGEENRPDQIAEISKIYGNFKHDQTRSVETDGIKKQVIVSKIFDNADFGYNKITVERPLRLNFQACAERIVRMDNLRGFYKIAESNKKNETIRQQEIEAGTKRQQAIRTLLADLGKATAEKLFKDRMAFLKELKAIDQKSGVRLSASELKTVLEALSEKDETAEICRDAKGRPEADANLRDTENVPLKENIDEYFKREVLPHVPDAWIDHSKTKVGYEIPLNRHFYRYEPPRALEAIAADVKELESEIVAMLAEITGSAEGLK